In one window of Posidoniimonas corsicana DNA:
- a CDS encoding ELWxxDGT repeat protein, whose product MSRKSARSRRSLKNAERRRACRTNRRGGWSGRGPLGVEPLETRALLSGTPINLDLNPFGPSYPAEFVEIGDVTYFVANDGTNGRELWKTDGTVEGTSMVADIRPGAGSSYPTELVNVNGTLFFAADDGASGLELWKSDGTADGTTLVRDIRPGTTTNEGVTTPNSSTPQSLTAVGGTLFFTAEDGVSGRELWASDGTQSGTRLVRNIFTGQSNDGSTPLSSSPSQLTDVDGTLFFAASDAAAGRELWKSDGTATGTVMIKDLFEGTYPYYLNDEDQTYVGRYANNSNPGLFTELNGELYFVAGNDEVGAELWKSDGTEAGTVVVKDIRPGEAGAFVNLDTMVSTGGLLFFTANDGVNGSELWKSDGTAEGTVLVKDVRPGAAGQHGSGQLQNYTSLTAVDGKVYFAGNDGVNGRELWVSDGTEAGTRMVADISPGDDADGNVNNSYPAYMQSVDGVLYFSAFSVASGRELWKTDGTTEGTVLVEDRIHGEKGSYPNELADINGTLFYSSEENNARELWMVAPEDDFHLTIVVDSEFVDIPAMIGVASDGGLQPVYTWDDSGQVLFDSESGLTLGDFFDTWRTNAGRAGNNSDAALNSFSLMGNFINSEETLQMFVNGQLVTSFDDYVLQDDDSIVLVYGENPVVSLNTNFGPIVVELFEGATPGTVQNFLNYVNDGDYINSFFHRSDPDFVIQGGGFVTSSEEFTDTSQFTSVPTDAQIQNEPGISNLRGTIAMAKLGGQPNSATSQFFINLGDNSALDLAANNAFTVFGQVLGMATVDEIESHGINSENGSPFGELPLSRDNTLTVIESIEGYGDLTGEVYVDANQNGVFDAGEIGINSALVYIDGNDNGVRDADEAAAFTDADGRYRLQASAGDHLLRADLSSSGFVSGNGSHDVAVRIGETVSGLDFVGVQLSVLGTIDLIASADTGSADDDDLTSRNNSSAANVLQFAVTNATVGAEVRVYAGDTLIGVRVATSDTVIVTTNGAAALGDGEHMITATQTLGGVESDPTDVLSITVDATPPAAISSAPPETVELDGEAFTFDVQSPDEGQPSVVYSLDGAPDGMTIDAATGVITWAADADDTGEHPFTILLTDGAGNTVSQAVALTVLAPAPAFPDEYEVDEDAVLQVAAELGVLANDGDGDSNVTSATVVEGPLHGQLDFNSDGSFTYTPDPDFFGEDSFTYVGSAGDEQTNVARVTIVVNGVQDVPVTMEDAYDVDEDGVLTVDAAAGVLANDTDPEGDAITVELVDGPTHGTLSLMEDGSFTYTPDGDFSGSDSFTYRASDATATSGPVTVTLTVNPVNDAPSATSEAYSVDEDSTLTVDAATGVLVNDSDVESGSLTAVLKTDAANGTLTLMDDGSFTYTPDADFFGTDSFTYAASDGDLESTEVTVTITVAAVADAPNAADDAFTAPNDSSPQPLDVLANDDSDPDGQQTLTVTAVTQGTQGGTVTLSNGAITYAAPDGYIGDDTFTYTITDTDGLTSTATVTVTVEEAANNTLSGFVYIDANGNGERDAGEAGAPGVRITLTGTPNSSSASAVNMSVLTGDDGSYTFEDLPAGTYELTETQPAALADGDEETSVSGASISDDVISNIVLSGGMTHEENNFGELALLPQYYSIVWMFASSTDPQSLLGDIVEAAGQATGSSQQAQALSTAPVDSGPPSANAQPISTPADGGSVAAASTLQPATSSAARQANVVAVTPQQVETVMDIPVTIAAPQVDGEEVVELEVVTEPSHGVVRTQPGVGLVYLPANGYVGDDVFSVRVRGEDTAMSFEVSVLSPQAVAFAMLASGANHDETLVDLPMPEIDGPADAESFDAAFEQSSEGVAAAI is encoded by the coding sequence GTGTCACGTAAATCTGCGCGCAGTCGTCGATCCCTTAAGAACGCCGAGCGCCGCCGCGCGTGTCGGACCAATCGGCGGGGTGGGTGGTCCGGCCGTGGCCCGCTGGGCGTCGAGCCCCTGGAGACGCGCGCGCTGCTGTCCGGGACGCCGATCAACCTTGACCTCAACCCGTTCGGCCCGTCGTACCCGGCCGAGTTTGTCGAGATTGGCGACGTCACGTACTTCGTCGCCAACGATGGGACCAACGGGCGAGAGCTCTGGAAGACCGACGGCACGGTCGAGGGGACATCGATGGTGGCCGACATCCGGCCCGGGGCCGGTTCGTCGTACCCAACGGAGTTGGTCAACGTGAACGGCACGCTGTTCTTTGCCGCTGACGACGGCGCCTCGGGACTCGAGCTTTGGAAGTCGGACGGCACGGCTGATGGCACCACGCTGGTGCGCGACATCCGGCCAGGGACCACCACCAACGAGGGCGTGACCACGCCCAACTCCTCGACGCCACAGTCGCTGACCGCGGTGGGGGGGACGCTGTTCTTCACCGCCGAGGACGGCGTGTCGGGTCGGGAGCTGTGGGCCTCGGACGGCACGCAGTCCGGGACGCGGCTGGTCCGCAATATCTTCACGGGTCAGTCGAACGACGGCTCGACGCCGCTAAGCTCCTCGCCCAGCCAGCTGACCGACGTTGACGGTACGCTGTTCTTCGCTGCGTCAGACGCCGCCGCCGGGCGGGAGCTGTGGAAGTCGGACGGGACCGCCACCGGCACCGTGATGATCAAGGACCTGTTCGAGGGGACCTACCCCTACTACCTCAACGATGAGGACCAGACGTACGTAGGCCGCTACGCGAACAACTCCAATCCCGGGTTGTTCACCGAGCTGAACGGCGAGCTCTACTTTGTCGCCGGCAATGACGAGGTAGGAGCCGAGCTATGGAAGTCGGACGGCACGGAGGCGGGCACCGTTGTCGTGAAGGATATCCGACCCGGCGAAGCGGGCGCGTTCGTGAACCTCGACACGATGGTCTCGACCGGCGGGCTGCTGTTTTTCACCGCCAACGACGGCGTCAACGGCAGCGAGCTGTGGAAGTCGGACGGCACCGCCGAGGGCACGGTGCTGGTCAAGGATGTCCGGCCGGGCGCGGCGGGGCAGCACGGCAGCGGGCAGCTGCAGAACTACACCAGCCTGACCGCGGTGGACGGCAAGGTCTACTTTGCCGGCAACGACGGCGTCAACGGCCGCGAGCTCTGGGTGTCCGACGGTACGGAGGCGGGCACGCGGATGGTCGCGGACATCAGCCCGGGCGACGACGCCGACGGGAACGTCAACAACTCCTACCCGGCCTACATGCAGAGCGTGGATGGAGTGCTGTACTTCTCAGCGTTCAGCGTCGCGAGCGGGCGTGAGCTGTGGAAAACGGACGGAACCACCGAGGGCACGGTGCTTGTCGAGGACCGGATCCACGGCGAGAAGGGCTCCTACCCCAACGAGCTGGCGGACATCAACGGCACGCTGTTCTATTCGAGCGAGGAGAACAACGCCCGGGAACTCTGGATGGTGGCGCCGGAGGACGATTTCCACCTGACGATTGTCGTCGACAGTGAATTCGTCGATATCCCGGCGATGATCGGCGTGGCGTCCGACGGGGGGCTCCAGCCGGTCTACACCTGGGACGACTCGGGCCAGGTGCTGTTCGACTCGGAAAGCGGCCTTACGCTAGGCGACTTCTTCGACACCTGGCGGACCAACGCCGGCCGGGCGGGGAACAACTCGGACGCGGCGCTCAACAGCTTCAGCCTGATGGGCAACTTCATCAATAGTGAAGAAACGCTGCAGATGTTCGTCAACGGGCAGCTGGTGACCTCGTTCGACGACTACGTCCTGCAGGACGACGACTCCATCGTGCTGGTCTACGGCGAGAACCCGGTAGTGTCGTTGAACACCAACTTCGGGCCCATTGTGGTAGAGCTGTTTGAGGGCGCCACGCCCGGCACGGTGCAGAACTTCCTGAACTACGTCAACGACGGCGACTACATCAACTCGTTCTTCCACCGCTCCGACCCGGACTTCGTGATCCAGGGAGGCGGGTTTGTGACCAGCTCCGAGGAGTTCACCGACACGTCGCAGTTCACGAGCGTCCCCACCGACGCCCAGATCCAGAACGAGCCGGGCATCTCGAACCTGCGCGGCACGATCGCGATGGCGAAGCTGGGGGGGCAGCCCAACAGCGCGACCAGCCAGTTCTTCATCAACCTGGGCGACAACTCCGCGCTCGACCTGGCGGCCAACAACGCGTTCACCGTGTTCGGGCAGGTGCTTGGCATGGCGACGGTTGACGAGATTGAGTCGCACGGCATCAACAGCGAGAACGGCTCGCCGTTCGGCGAGCTGCCGCTCTCGCGTGACAACACGCTGACGGTGATCGAGTCCATCGAGGGCTACGGAGACCTGACGGGCGAGGTGTATGTAGACGCCAACCAGAACGGCGTGTTCGACGCCGGCGAGATCGGGATCAACAGCGCGTTGGTCTACATCGACGGCAACGACAACGGCGTCCGGGACGCCGACGAGGCCGCGGCGTTCACCGACGCCGACGGCCGCTACCGCCTGCAGGCTTCTGCGGGCGATCATCTTCTTCGGGCGGACCTGTCGTCGTCCGGGTTCGTGTCAGGCAACGGCAGCCACGACGTGGCGGTCCGGATTGGCGAGACCGTTTCTGGGCTCGACTTTGTCGGGGTCCAGCTTAGCGTGCTAGGGACGATCGATCTGATCGCTTCGGCGGACACCGGTTCGGCCGACGACGACGACCTGACCTCCCGCAACAACTCGTCCGCCGCCAATGTGCTCCAGTTCGCGGTCACCAACGCAACGGTGGGCGCGGAGGTTCGGGTCTACGCGGGCGATACGCTCATCGGCGTGCGGGTGGCGACGAGCGATACCGTCATCGTGACGACCAACGGCGCCGCAGCGCTCGGCGATGGCGAGCACATGATCACCGCGACCCAGACGCTAGGCGGCGTTGAGAGCGACCCAACCGACGTGCTCTCGATCACCGTCGACGCGACGCCGCCCGCGGCCATTTCTTCGGCCCCGCCCGAGACCGTAGAGCTCGACGGCGAGGCGTTCACCTTCGACGTGCAGAGCCCCGACGAGGGGCAGCCGAGCGTCGTCTACTCGCTGGACGGCGCGCCGGACGGGATGACAATCGATGCGGCAACCGGCGTCATCACCTGGGCCGCCGACGCCGACGACACCGGCGAGCACCCGTTCACGATCCTCCTGACCGACGGCGCCGGCAACACCGTCTCGCAGGCGGTAGCGCTCACGGTGTTGGCGCCAGCTCCGGCGTTCCCGGATGAGTATGAAGTGGACGAGGACGCCGTGCTGCAGGTCGCGGCGGAACTGGGTGTGCTAGCCAATGACGGTGACGGCGACTCCAATGTGACTTCCGCGACCGTGGTCGAAGGTCCGCTGCACGGCCAGCTCGATTTCAACTCCGACGGTTCGTTCACCTACACGCCCGACCCCGACTTCTTCGGCGAGGACTCCTTCACCTACGTTGGATCGGCCGGGGACGAGCAGACTAATGTCGCCCGAGTGACGATCGTCGTGAATGGCGTGCAGGACGTCCCGGTGACCATGGAGGACGCGTACGACGTCGATGAAGACGGCGTCTTGACCGTCGACGCGGCCGCGGGCGTGCTGGCGAACGACACCGACCCAGAGGGCGACGCGATCACCGTCGAGCTGGTGGACGGCCCCACACACGGGACGCTAAGCTTGATGGAGGACGGCTCGTTCACCTACACCCCTGACGGGGACTTCTCCGGATCCGACTCGTTCACCTACCGGGCAAGCGATGCGACGGCCACGTCCGGCCCGGTGACGGTCACGCTCACGGTCAACCCGGTCAACGACGCCCCCTCGGCGACCTCCGAGGCGTACTCGGTCGACGAGGACTCGACGCTGACCGTCGACGCGGCCACCGGGGTGCTCGTGAATGACTCGGACGTCGAAAGCGGCTCCCTCACCGCGGTGCTGAAGACCGACGCCGCCAACGGCACGCTGACCCTGATGGACGACGGGTCGTTTACTTACACGCCGGACGCCGATTTCTTTGGGACCGACTCCTTCACCTACGCCGCCAGCGATGGCGACCTTGAATCAACGGAGGTGACGGTCACGATCACCGTGGCCGCGGTCGCGGACGCCCCCAACGCGGCGGACGACGCGTTCACCGCCCCTAATGACAGCAGCCCCCAGCCGCTGGACGTCCTGGCGAACGACGACTCGGATCCCGACGGGCAGCAGACGCTGACCGTCACGGCGGTCACGCAGGGGACGCAGGGCGGGACCGTCACGTTAAGCAACGGTGCGATCACGTACGCCGCTCCCGACGGCTATATCGGCGACGACACGTTCACCTACACAATCACCGACACGGACGGCCTCACCAGCACCGCCACGGTCACGGTCACCGTTGAAGAGGCGGCCAACAACACACTCAGCGGCTTTGTCTACATCGATGCTAACGGCAACGGCGAGCGGGACGCCGGTGAGGCGGGGGCGCCCGGCGTGCGCATCACGCTCACCGGCACACCAAACTCGAGCAGCGCCAGCGCCGTGAATATGTCGGTTCTCACCGGCGACGACGGCAGCTACACGTTCGAGGACCTCCCTGCCGGCACGTACGAGCTGACGGAGACGCAGCCAGCCGCCCTGGCCGACGGCGACGAAGAGACCAGCGTCTCCGGCGCTTCGATCAGCGACGACGTGATCAGCAACATTGTCCTCTCGGGCGGCATGACCCACGAGGAGAACAACTTTGGCGAGCTTGCGCTCCTCCCGCAGTACTACTCCATTGTGTGGATGTTCGCATCGTCGACCGATCCGCAGTCGCTGCTGGGCGACATCGTTGAGGCCGCAGGGCAAGCGACAGGCAGCTCGCAGCAGGCCCAGGCGTTGAGCACGGCGCCGGTCGATAGCGGACCGCCTAGCGCCAACGCCCAGCCAATCAGCACGCCGGCGGATGGCGGCTCCGTGGCTGCGGCGTCCACCTTACAGCCTGCCACGTCCAGCGCAGCCCGGCAGGCCAACGTAGTCGCCGTCACGCCCCAACAGGTTGAAACCGTCATGGACATTCCAGTGACGATTGCGGCGCCTCAGGTCGATGGCGAAGAGGTAGTCGAACTGGAGGTCGTTACCGAGCCATCGCACGGCGTGGTTAGAACCCAACCCGGAGTCGGCTTGGTGTACCTGCCGGCAAACGGATACGTTGGCGACGACGTGTTCAGCGTTCGCGTCCGCGGCGAAGACACAGCCATGTCGTTCGAGGTCAGCGTCCTCTCGCCTCAGGCGGTCGCATTCGCCATGCTGGCATCGGGCGCCAACCACGACGAGACGCTCGTCGACCTACCAATGCCAGAGATCGATGGGCCCGCTGACGCCGAGTCATTCGACGCTGCGTTCGAGCAGTCCAGCGAGGGCGTTGCCGCCGCGATCTAA
- a CDS encoding CBS domain-containing protein: protein MTSITANDIMVKRLITLNPDMDVHDAVKLLLKNRISGAPVVDASGAYLGVFSERCCLGAILDAAYEQLPTHRVGAFMDTEAKTISADTQLLSIAQVFLLTSARRLPVVDESNRLLGQISRRDVIQAGMKQINQGPARESSVLYLSALGDRQHAPIS, encoded by the coding sequence ATGACTTCGATCACAGCCAACGACATTATGGTGAAGCGTTTGATCACGCTGAACCCGGACATGGACGTGCACGACGCCGTTAAGCTGCTCCTGAAGAACCGCATCTCCGGGGCGCCGGTCGTCGACGCCAGCGGCGCCTACCTCGGCGTGTTCAGCGAACGGTGCTGCCTGGGCGCCATTCTTGACGCCGCGTACGAACAGCTCCCAACGCACCGCGTCGGCGCGTTCATGGACACAGAAGCCAAGACGATCTCTGCCGACACCCAGCTGCTGAGCATCGCGCAGGTGTTCCTGCTGACCAGCGCCCGCCGGTTGCCGGTGGTGGATGAGTCGAACCGGCTGCTCGGGCAGATCAGCCGTCGGGATGTGATCCAGGCCGGCATGAAGCAGATCAACCAGGGCCCGGCGCGAGAGAGCTCGGTGCTCTACCTCAGCGCTCTTGGCGACCGCCAGCACGCCCCGATCTCCTAG
- a CDS encoding TIGR03032 family protein translates to MPQNTVQPSGDQTSSAKREVRFEHSLSLPTLLEELQISLLVSTYQAGKLIALGAGDGQLRQTFHNFDRPMGVALSDDLQSMAVAARDKVWLLRNDPNVAGQMTPPVGGCYLTRSASVTGEIQAHEMAWAGGELWVVNTLFSCLSTLHPDYSFVPRWRPSFVSELAPEDRCHLNGLAVVDGRPRYVTAMGESDVAGGWREGKASGGVLIDVQSNQTIAGGFAMPHSPLWHAGYVWLLDSGRGLLLRVDPESGQVSNVARLPGYTRGLVIHQNFAFVGLSKIRETSTFGGVPIAEDRARLKCGFGVVNLLTGELAAQFEFAAGVDEIFDLAVVPGGLETAIRGPFAHQDGEKTIWTVPGPHS, encoded by the coding sequence ATGCCCCAGAACACGGTCCAACCCTCAGGCGATCAGACCTCTTCAGCCAAGCGAGAGGTTCGTTTTGAGCACTCGCTGAGTCTGCCGACTTTGCTGGAAGAGCTGCAGATCTCTTTGCTGGTGTCGACGTACCAAGCAGGCAAGCTGATTGCGCTGGGCGCCGGTGACGGTCAGCTTCGCCAGACGTTCCACAACTTTGACCGGCCGATGGGGGTGGCGCTAAGCGACGACCTGCAGTCGATGGCGGTCGCCGCCCGTGACAAGGTCTGGCTGTTGCGTAACGACCCAAACGTGGCGGGGCAGATGACACCGCCGGTTGGCGGGTGCTACCTGACTCGGTCCGCGTCGGTGACGGGCGAGATCCAGGCCCACGAGATGGCTTGGGCCGGCGGCGAGCTATGGGTGGTCAACACGCTGTTCAGCTGCCTCTCGACGTTGCACCCTGACTACAGCTTTGTCCCACGTTGGAGGCCTTCGTTCGTGAGCGAACTGGCCCCCGAAGACCGGTGCCACCTCAACGGGCTCGCCGTGGTTGACGGTCGGCCCAGGTATGTCACGGCGATGGGCGAGTCCGATGTTGCCGGAGGCTGGCGTGAAGGCAAGGCGAGCGGCGGGGTGCTGATCGATGTCCAGTCCAATCAGACGATTGCTGGTGGTTTCGCGATGCCGCACTCGCCGTTGTGGCACGCTGGCTACGTCTGGCTGCTGGACTCGGGCCGCGGACTCCTGTTGCGCGTCGACCCTGAATCCGGCCAGGTATCTAATGTAGCCCGACTCCCTGGCTACACGCGTGGGCTGGTTATCCATCAGAACTTCGCGTTCGTCGGGTTGTCGAAAATCCGGGAAACCTCCACGTTTGGCGGCGTTCCGATCGCGGAAGATCGCGCACGGCTCAAGTGCGGATTCGGCGTAGTGAACCTGCTGACCGGCGAGCTGGCGGCCCAGTTCGAGTTCGCCGCGGGGGTCGACGAGATCTTTGATCTGGCCGTCGTGCCTGGCGGCTTAGAAACCGCGATCCGAGGCCCCTTCGCGCACCAGGACGGTGAAAAAACCATTTGGACCGTTCCCGGACCGCACTCATAA